The region GACTTCAGCCTCGAAGACTCGGATCGGAGAACAACAGAGTGCCGGAAATCAAAGAGCAGCTGGACGGACTGCGCATCGATCGCACCGAGGAGCCCGCTCGGGCAAGGGGCAAGTGGCTTGCTGTGATCGCCGCGGTCGCGCTGGTTCTGGCGGTGGTTCTGTGGTGGGTCTCCAGACCGAAAGTCGCCGGTGTCCAGGTGGCGACCGCTCGCGAGGTGACCGTCGGCGGCCGGCAGACCGTGCTCAACGCATCGGGTTACGTCACGGCGCGGCGCCAGGCCACGGTTTCGTCGAAGGTCACCGGCAAAGTCCAGGAGGTTCTGATCGAGGAGGGCATGGAGGTGACCGAAGGGCAGGTCCTGGCTCGGTTGGACGACTCCAACGCCGGGGCACGCGTCAACCTGGCGGCGGCCCAGTTGAGAGCGGCACGCACAGACCTGGAAGAGACCCGCGTGCGCCTGGCTGAAGCCCAGCTCGACCTGGAGAGGATCGAGCGGTTGGTAGGCGACCAGGTCGCCAGCCAGGCCGAGCTCGACAAGGCGCGGGCCCAGGCCGACTCGCTCGCGGCCCGTTTGGACAGTCAGGGCGAGGCGGTATCCGTGGCCGAGCGAAGCCTGGCAGTCGCTCGGCAGGCGCTCGACGACACCGTGATCCGGGCGCCCTTCGACGGCGTCGTGGTGGCCAAGAACGCGCAACCGGGAGAGATGATCTCGCCCATGTCGTCGGGCGGGTTTACCCGCACGGGTATCGGCACGATTGTCGACATGTCTTCACTCGAGATCGAGGTCGACGTCAACGAGGCCTACATCAATCGCGTAACGCCTGGTCAACGGGTGGAATCGACGCTCGACTCGTATTCGGACTGGAAGATCCCGAGCTCGGTGATCGCGATCATTCCGACCGCGGATCGCAGCACCGCGACCGTCAGGGTGAGAATTGGGTTTGACGAGCTCGATTCTCGAATCCTGCCGGACATGGGGGTCAAGGTGGCGTTTCAGGGTGTCGAGGAGCAGGGCGGCGCGGCCAGCGCCGCGGTGGTCGTGCCGCGCGAAGCAGTTCGCAACGACGGCGCCACGGATCTGGTTTTCGTGGTCGC is a window of bacterium DNA encoding:
- a CDS encoding efflux RND transporter periplasmic adaptor subunit, encoding MPEIKEQLDGLRIDRTEEPARARGKWLAVIAAVALVLAVVLWWVSRPKVAGVQVATAREVTVGGRQTVLNASGYVTARRQATVSSKVTGKVQEVLIEEGMEVTEGQVLARLDDSNAGARVNLAAAQLRAARTDLEETRVRLAEAQLDLERIERLVGDQVASQAELDKARAQADSLAARLDSQGEAVSVAERSLAVARQALDDTVIRAPFDGVVVAKNAQPGEMISPMSSGGFTRTGIGTIVDMSSLEIEVDVNEAYINRVTPGQRVESTLDSYSDWKIPSSVIAIIPTADRSTATVRVRIGFDELDSRILPDMGVKVAFQGVEEQGGAASAAVVVPREAVRNDGATDLVFVVAGGKVERRAVKLGNTNEQEAFVLAGLSGGERVVLAGPEDLKDGDEVEETTQ